AAGTGTAGGCCTGTACTTTTTTGAATTGTAACAGCTATGATAAATACGTCTGAGAGCGCGTGGTTTTCAGcttacacttacacacacacacacacacacagtttctcaATCACACTAACATTAGTTGTTATGTTAAATAACATGTTTTCTCTTTAATTTCAGGTCAAGATGTTGATAAAAGTGCAACTTGGagggaagaaaaaatatataaaactggaaGAAGTTTGTTTCTCAGATTTTCTTAGTGCAGGTAAGTTCTAAATTTAGTATTTAGTTAATAAAGACTAAGTAGCATTAGTTTTGTAATTTCTTTTGTAAATAACCTGTTGGTATTATGGTTTAGTCCAACAGAAGTTTATGATATCAGAGAATACAACATTGAAAGTCACAGATGACCAGGGCATAGAGGTGGATGAGGATGTATTCCCAGAACTTGCAACAaccaaagaaatgtgttttatcatCCACACTGATGATGGTAggacattaaaataatgtttgttttgttttatagataTTTTCTGAGTTTGTGTCTTGACTCCGAGACAAACATGTGTGCATTTCAGAACTTCTGTTTGCTGAAACATCCAAGAATTCTGTTGACTTCTCAGACCTGACAGAGTTTGGTGCCTCTTCAAATCAGACAGAATATGTTACGCTCACTACTTGTGGTAAGCAGAGATATATATAATGTGATTATTTGGTCTGACCCTGGATATATCCACTATGGTACATAAAAAAGTTTTGCTGAAGCAACTCTTCGATTGTATATGCCTTATACTGTGTTGTTGTGATCTTCAGATTTGACTGTCCTGCAGCAAGGGGTTGTTGAAGGACCCTCCTCCCCAAGTCTGACAGATACATTGTCTGTCTCAAGCAGATTAAGCAGCAGTGATTCTGGATCTCAAATGCTTCAACCTTTAACGGACAGTTTCAGTgcaagaaatgtatatttttttttttacttccatacAAATAGATCTTATGCTGTAGACATAATGTtgtaaaagaaatgcattttgaaaGTATTCAATGGTATGTATGGTTATTTGATTaagattaatgtttttgttttaaaaaaaagtccaaGTGTGGTTgtaatttttctaaatgttttcttttagaaTATAAAGCAAATTCTTACTTCAAAGACAGCAGGGATGACTGTGATCAAAGAGTATGAAGACACTGGGAGTTTGAAAGATTCCACAAGGCGGTTAATGGTGAACATAATTGTAGCTCACATGCATGAAAAAGAAGGGTAAGAACCTTCAAGACCTggctttatcatttaaaaaaaaaaaaaaaatcaaacgatTCTTAACACATTAGTTTCATCTTTGCAGGAGAACTGTTAGTAAAGCAACAAAGGAGTTCCATGCCCTTGGGATTGTGTCCCTGTTCCCATCTTTGAAAGACCCATACTCTAAAAAAGGATATGTAAGTTTGCCTACCGAACCATAAACATCTTATACGCTCTTGAGTCactgtaattgtattattttgtctaaCATAAGATACTGCTTCCTCCCAGGAACATTTCTATGACATTCAGAGCAACAAAGGCTTTCTTGAGTGGCGTATAAAGACCGTGCAACGTAAATCCAGAACCACCTCTGCATCACAGAGCAGAGTGGAGCTAAAAGGAGGTCCCACATTATCAAGAACGATTGGAACTATAGATGACCAGCGAATAGGAGATGAATGTCTGGAAGCTGTGTCTCTCCTCAATCACACAACTGACCGTGACTTAGTGTTCCAGAAGATGAGAGAAACTTTCCACTAC
The sequence above is drawn from the Carassius auratus strain Wakin chromosome 5, ASM336829v1, whole genome shotgun sequence genome and encodes:
- the LOC113087613 gene encoding uncharacterized protein LOC113087613; the encoded protein is MLIKVQLGGKKKYIKLEEVCFSDFLSAVQQKFMISENTTLKVTDDQGIEVDEDVFPELATTKEMCFIIHTDDELLFAETSKNSVDFSDLTEFGASSNQTEYVTLTTCDLTVLQQGVVEGPSSPSLTDTLSVSSRLSSSDSGSQMLQPLTDSFSARNNIKQILTSKTAGMTVIKEYEDTGSLKDSTRRLMVNIIVAHMHEKEGRTVSKATKEFHALGIVSLFPSLKDPYSKKGYEHFYDIQSNKGFLEWRIKTVQRKSRTTSASQSRVELKGGPTLSRTIGTIDDQRIGDECLEAVSLLNHTTDRDLVFQKMRETFHYRQQILHNPQRSADVLQMFPRFLDVKGLILQDFSLMFGAEVASRFLEKWNTSFKEKVIQEARNLKETALLKQHLKAVLKEGSDTTDDPEWDSDMASLFVLLHLLTPQPAGRKRPKKISVGEATDHLVKFHKSFQSLDDHLLTTEGNPQPYLLASGTSKAQVSTFYIVLDRKVLPCQSCTSLGAFDELFKSHFVFSVKYDDALSSLYTFLQTTVYNIDISTTEETPRVKELRARLLNKH